A stretch of Streptomyces vietnamensis DNA encodes these proteins:
- a CDS encoding DUF6251 family protein, protein MNHLPEPTPVVRLPDGTYTYADHLPTPIQPAAVPQVVHQHIHQAPPDRTVQRIALGSGIGAGTVAAGVYFGPLLVGALTAIAANLALLAFLAAVLSWGVVTVVRSIGGPDGKAAAKTLTKTRKRRR, encoded by the coding sequence GTGAACCACCTCCCCGAGCCCACCCCCGTCGTCCGGCTCCCGGACGGCACCTACACCTACGCCGACCACCTCCCCACCCCGATCCAGCCCGCCGCCGTGCCGCAGGTGGTCCACCAGCACATCCACCAGGCGCCGCCGGACCGCACCGTCCAGCGCATCGCGCTCGGCTCCGGCATCGGCGCCGGCACGGTCGCCGCCGGGGTCTACTTCGGCCCCCTGCTCGTCGGCGCGCTCACCGCGATCGCCGCGAACCTGGCCCTGCTCGCGTTCCTCGCCGCCGTCCTGTCCTGGGGCGTCGTGACCGTCGTGCGGTCGATCGGCGGCCCGGACGGCAAGGCCGCCGCCAAGACCCTGACCAAGACCCGCAAGCGCCGCCGCTGA
- a CDS encoding GntR family transcriptional regulator yields MAGQADNRAPYARIAAHYAELIASGQLQPGTLLPSIKNLSEEWKVSTATAEKALRKLRNEGLVRGIHGIGTEVLDQPAPMSSGSQRQDRGRRTGSSWGDGERSDSHQASVVPAPADVAQALDIQPGTEVVRRSRVYRDRHGIVAHSTSWIPARYGRMIPQLATSERLTGGTSLQLIAQATGHPISHRIDTASASPLTAEYARLLELDPENPPAEPVVVMTAKFIDSEGNIVEYGVDLGGPGRTWRTESEVSS; encoded by the coding sequence ATGGCAGGTCAGGCCGATAATCGGGCGCCCTACGCAAGGATTGCCGCCCACTACGCCGAGCTGATCGCGTCCGGTCAGCTCCAGCCGGGCACTCTCCTGCCGAGCATCAAGAACCTCTCGGAGGAGTGGAAGGTAAGCACTGCTACGGCTGAGAAGGCTCTGCGGAAGCTACGCAACGAAGGACTCGTCCGAGGCATCCATGGCATCGGCACGGAGGTCCTCGACCAGCCCGCCCCCATGTCCTCCGGATCCCAACGGCAGGACCGGGGGCGCCGCACCGGGTCCAGCTGGGGGGATGGCGAGAGGTCTGATTCACATCAGGCATCTGTGGTGCCGGCGCCTGCTGATGTGGCGCAAGCGCTGGACATCCAGCCGGGCACCGAAGTGGTCCGCCGGAGCCGCGTGTATCGGGACCGGCACGGCATCGTCGCCCACAGCACGTCATGGATTCCCGCTCGGTACGGCCGGATGATTCCTCAGCTTGCGACGAGTGAGCGGCTGACGGGGGGAACCTCCCTTCAGCTCATCGCCCAGGCGACAGGCCACCCGATCAGCCACCGAATCGACACCGCGTCCGCCTCCCCGCTGACAGCGGAGTACGCGCGCCTGCTGGAACTGGATCCCGAAAACCCGCCTGCGGAGCCAGTGGTCGTCATGACCGCGAAGTTCATCGATAGCGAGGGCAACATCGTGGAGTACGGCGTAGACCTTGGAGGGCCCGGCCGGACGTGGCGAACAGAATCGGAGGTCTCGTCGTGA
- a CDS encoding DUF1269 domain-containing protein, translated as MATLTVWKFDAPEGAAAVEDTLLQLQKQELIKVLDAATVSWPADAGKPKTKQLHDLTGAGALSGTFWGMLFGLLFFMPLLGAAVGAAAGALGGKMADVGIDDDFIDSVKSKVTPGTSALFLLSQDAVVERIREAFPGGHTELIHSNLDSEKETKLREVFAG; from the coding sequence GTGGCCACGTTGACCGTGTGGAAATTCGATGCGCCCGAGGGGGCCGCAGCCGTGGAGGACACCCTGCTCCAGCTGCAGAAGCAGGAACTGATCAAGGTCCTCGACGCGGCGACGGTCAGCTGGCCGGCGGACGCGGGCAAGCCGAAGACGAAGCAACTGCACGACCTCACCGGCGCGGGCGCGCTCTCCGGCACCTTCTGGGGCATGCTCTTCGGCCTCCTCTTCTTCATGCCCCTGCTCGGCGCGGCGGTCGGGGCGGCGGCGGGTGCGCTGGGCGGGAAGATGGCGGACGTCGGCATCGACGACGACTTCATCGACTCGGTCAAGTCGAAGGTGACGCCCGGGACTTCGGCGCTGTTCCTGCTCTCGCAGGACGCCGTGGTCGAACGCATCCGGGAGGCCTTTCCGGGCGGCCACACGGAGCTGATCCACTCCAACCTGGACAGCGAGAAGGAGACGAAGCTGCGCGAGGTGTTCGCGGGCTGA
- a CDS encoding DNA cytosine methyltransferase, with amino-acid sequence MTQPTLIRRDGRRPLLLDLFCCAGGAGTGYHRAGFDVVGVDIAPRPNYPFTFARADALEYLAALIASGEIERYAFVHTSPPCQAGCALTVGTNRSKGWGGTHVDLVPPTRELLEASGLPYVIEQPNGKAEIRKDVWLCGEMFSLGVLRHRNFELGRWSTAQPAHPKHRGYVRGHRHGVYRDGPYVAPYGNGGGKATVPEMQAAMGITWTDVREELTEAIPPAFSQWLGTAFLSQTRAGVAA; translated from the coding sequence ATGACCCAACCCACCCTGATCCGGCGAGATGGCCGCAGGCCACTGCTGCTGGACCTGTTCTGCTGCGCCGGCGGCGCCGGGACGGGCTACCACCGCGCCGGGTTCGACGTCGTCGGCGTCGACATCGCCCCGCGCCCCAACTACCCCTTCACCTTCGCCCGGGCCGACGCCCTGGAGTACCTCGCCGCCCTGATCGCCTCCGGGGAGATCGAGCGGTACGCGTTCGTCCACACCTCCCCGCCCTGCCAGGCCGGATGCGCCCTCACCGTCGGCACCAATCGATCCAAGGGCTGGGGCGGCACCCACGTCGACCTCGTCCCGCCCACCCGCGAGCTGCTGGAGGCGTCCGGGCTGCCGTACGTCATCGAGCAGCCCAATGGGAAGGCGGAGATCCGCAAGGACGTGTGGCTGTGCGGGGAGATGTTCTCCCTCGGCGTCCTGCGTCACCGCAACTTCGAGCTCGGCCGCTGGAGCACCGCTCAGCCGGCCCACCCCAAGCACCGCGGCTACGTGCGCGGACACCGGCACGGCGTCTACCGGGACGGACCGTACGTCGCCCCGTACGGGAACGGCGGCGGCAAGGCCACGGTGCCGGAGATGCAGGCCGCCATGGGCATCACGTGGACCGACGTCCGCGAGGAACTCACCGAGGCCATCCCGCCCGCGTTCTCCCAGTGGCTCGGCACCGCATTCCTCTCCCAGACCCGGGCGGGGGTGGCCGCGTGA
- a CDS encoding tetratricopeptide repeat protein, which translates to MLSQVLAGDGGVGKSQLAAALARELRDEDRGQDSGLDLLLWVSATEPDQIITAYAEAAEQLRLAGSADDATAARAFLAWLSATNRRWLVVLDDITDPVAVDAWWPDGNPRNGRVLATTRRRDALLSGQGRRLIHLDLYTPTEATAYLHRRLSDAGHPQLFEDGPAGELSQALGLLPLALGHAAAYMINKRCDVGTYLTGFQATDSKLADLLPPEADTEGYGRPVTTALLLSLDAVQASDTTQLAQTLLQLIALVDPLGHPAALWTTPPAQNYLRTSRPSRRRWLRRRQLAVTEEEIHSALDCLRTYALVAQDSVQAPIRMHALTARAVRETIKHQALPPIARTAGDAILSLWPDIDHQDRDLSATLRVNTMLLDQHTYPLLWQPTTHTCVYRVSRSLTAVGLYEQAVEYDQSVVQRSTDHHGPDHPDTLGTRSNLANSYTNAGRIQEALELRERVLADRERLLGPDHPDTLGTRSNLANSYTDVGRIQEALELHERVLADRERLLGPDHPDTLGTRSNLANSYTDVGRIQEALELRERVLADFEGSLGPDHPDTLTARSNLANSYTEAGRNQEALELHERVLADRERLLGPDHPDTLGTRSNLANSYTDVGRIQEALELRERVLADFEGSLGPDHPDTLTARSNLANSYTEAGRNQEALELHERVLGDRERLLGPDHPDTLTARSNLAVSYTEAGRIQEALQLDERVLADRERLLGPDHPDTLTARSNLAVSYTDVGRIQEALQLEERVLADRERLLGPDHPDTLTARSNLAVSYTEAGRIQEALQLEERVLADRERLLGPDHPDTLTARSNLASSYTDVGRIQEALQLKKRVLADRERLLGPDHPDTLGARSNLANSYTKSGRNQEALELRERVLADRERLLGPDHPDTLSARNNLANSYTKSGRNQEALELRERVLADRERLLGPDHPDTLSARSNLAVSYIKSGRNQEALELRERVLADRERLLGPDHPDTLSARNNLAVSYTDVGRIQEALELCERVLADRERLLGPDHPHTHATREITTIIRGLVEALQEPSTATVTAVPASETLAEDHEKPQ; encoded by the coding sequence GTGCTGTCGCAGGTCCTGGCAGGGGACGGTGGGGTCGGCAAGAGCCAGCTCGCCGCCGCACTGGCGCGGGAACTGCGCGATGAGGACCGAGGGCAGGACAGCGGGCTTGACCTGCTCTTGTGGGTCAGCGCCACGGAGCCCGACCAGATCATCACTGCCTACGCCGAGGCTGCCGAGCAGCTGCGGCTTGCTGGCAGCGCAGACGATGCCACCGCCGCACGGGCGTTCCTGGCCTGGCTATCGGCCACCAACCGGCGGTGGCTAGTGGTGCTCGACGACATCACCGACCCAGTGGCCGTCGATGCGTGGTGGCCGGACGGCAACCCCCGCAACGGCCGTGTCCTGGCCACAACCAGACGCAGGGACGCCCTGCTGAGTGGCCAGGGCCGCCGCCTGATCCACCTTGATCTCTACACTCCCACAGAGGCGACGGCCTACCTGCACCGCCGTCTGTCCGACGCCGGGCATCCCCAGCTCTTCGAGGACGGTCCCGCAGGTGAATTGTCCCAGGCTCTGGGTCTGTTGCCGCTCGCTCTCGGCCACGCCGCCGCCTACATGATTAACAAGCGGTGCGACGTCGGCACGTACCTCACCGGCTTCCAGGCAACGGACAGCAAACTCGCCGACCTTCTCCCACCGGAGGCAGACACCGAAGGCTACGGCCGGCCCGTCACCACGGCGCTTCTGCTCTCCCTAGACGCCGTCCAAGCCTCCGACACCACTCAACTGGCCCAGACGCTGCTCCAGCTCATCGCTTTGGTGGACCCACTCGGACACCCTGCAGCTCTGTGGACCACGCCACCGGCGCAAAACTACCTACGCACATCGCGACCGTCCCGCCGTCGTTGGCTGCGCAGACGGCAACTGGCCGTCACCGAAGAGGAAATCCACTCCGCGCTGGACTGCCTGCGCACCTACGCGCTCGTTGCACAGGACAGCGTCCAGGCACCGATCCGTATGCACGCCCTGACAGCACGGGCCGTGCGCGAGACAATCAAGCACCAGGCGCTCCCCCCGATCGCCCGTACCGCGGGCGATGCGATTCTCAGCCTGTGGCCCGACATCGACCACCAGGACCGAGACCTCTCCGCGACCCTGCGTGTGAACACCATGCTGCTGGATCAGCACACATACCCATTGCTGTGGCAGCCCACCACGCACACATGCGTGTACCGAGTCAGCCGCAGTCTGACCGCAGTAGGCCTGTACGAGCAAGCCGTCGAATACGACCAAAGCGTTGTTCAGCGCAGCACCGACCACCACGGTCCGGACCACCCCGACACCCTTGGCACCCGCAGCAACCTGGCCAACTCCTACACCAATGCCGGACGCATCCAGGAAGCCCTGGAACTACGCGAGCGAGTACTGGCCGACCGCGAACGCCTCCTCGGCCCAGACCACCCCGACACCCTTGGCACCCGCAGCAACCTGGCCAACTCCTACACCGATGTCGGACGCATCCAGGAAGCCCTGGAACTGCACGAGCGAGTCCTGGCCGACCGCGAACGCCTCCTCGGCCCGGACCACCCCGACACCCTTGGCACCCGCAGCAACCTGGCCAACTCCTACACCGATGTCGGACGCATCCAGGAAGCCCTGGAACTACGCGAGCGAGTACTGGCCGACTTCGAAGGCTCACTCGGCCCGGACCACCCCGACACCCTCACGGCCCGCAGCAACCTGGCCAACTCCTACACCGAGGCCGGGCGCAACCAGGAAGCCCTGGAACTGCACGAGCGAGTCCTGGCCGACCGCGAACGCCTCCTCGGCCCGGACCACCCCGACACCCTTGGCACCCGCAGCAACCTGGCCAACTCCTACACCGATGTCGGACGCATCCAGGAAGCCCTGGAACTACGCGAGCGAGTACTGGCCGACTTCGAAGGCTCACTCGGCCCGGACCACCCCGACACCCTCACGGCCCGCAGCAACCTGGCCAACTCCTACACCGAGGCCGGGCGCAACCAGGAAGCCCTGGAACTGCACGAGCGAGTCCTGGGCGACCGCGAACGCCTCCTCGGCCCGGACCACCCCGACACCCTCACGGCCCGCAGCAACCTGGCCGTCTCCTACACCGAGGCCGGACGCATCCAGGAAGCCCTGCAGCTGGATGAACGGGTACTGGCCGACCGCGAACGCCTCCTCGGCCCGGACCACCCCGACACCCTCACGGCCCGCAGCAACCTGGCCGTCTCCTACACCGATGTCGGGCGCATCCAGGAAGCCCTGCAGCTGGAAGAACGGGTACTGGCCGACCGCGAACGCCTCCTCGGCCCGGACCACCCCGACACCCTCACGGCCCGCAGCAACCTGGCCGTCTCCTACACCGAGGCCGGACGCATCCAGGAAGCCCTGCAGCTGGAAGAACGGGTACTGGCCGACCGCGAACGCCTCCTCGGCCCGGACCACCCCGACACCCTCACGGCCCGCAGCAACCTGGCCAGCTCCTACACCGATGTCGGGCGCATCCAGGAAGCCCTGCAGCTGAAAAAACGGGTACTGGCCGACCGCGAACGCCTCCTCGGCCCGGACCACCCCGACACCCTTGGCGCCCGCAGCAACCTGGCCAACTCCTACACCAAGTCCGGGCGCAACCAGGAAGCCCTGGAACTACGCGAGCGAGTACTGGCCGACCGCGAACGCCTCCTCGGCCCGGACCACCCCGACACCCTTAGCGCCCGCAACAACCTGGCCAACTCCTACACCAAGTCCGGGCGCAACCAGGAAGCCCTGGAACTACGCGAGCGAGTACTGGCCGACCGCGAACGCCTCCTCGGCCCGGACCACCCCGACACCCTTAGCGCCCGCAGCAACCTGGCCGTCTCCTACATCAAGTCCGGGCGCAACCAGGAAGCCCTGGAACTACGCGAGCGAGTACTGGCCGACCGCGAACGCCTCCTCGGCCCAGACCACCCCGACACCCTTAGCGCCCGCAACAACCTGGCCGTCTCCTACACCGATGTCGGACGCATCCAGGAAGCCCTGGAACTATGCGAGCGAGTACTGGCCGACCGCGAACGCCTCCTCGGCCCAGACCACCCTCACACCCATGCCACTCGCGAGATCACCACCATCATCCGCGGTTTGGTCGAAGCCTTGCAGGAACCGAGTACAGCAACCGTGACGGCCGTTCCCGCCTCCGAGACCCTCGCAGAAGACCACGAGAAGCCACAGTGA
- a CDS encoding DUF6257 family protein has protein sequence MADTPKLTAGEKTQVAWYVARMCKRGIAGETVYQADLEAKVDRVIDKARERAEKNAKKK, from the coding sequence ATGGCCGACACCCCGAAGCTGACCGCCGGAGAGAAGACGCAGGTCGCCTGGTACGTCGCCCGCATGTGCAAGCGCGGCATCGCCGGCGAGACCGTCTACCAGGCCGACCTGGAGGCCAAGGTCGACCGCGTCATCGACAAGGCCCGCGAGCGCGCCGAGAAGAACGCCAAGAAGAAGTAG
- a CDS encoding AAA family ATPase — MDDTMTNVPPKPPVCVLMAGLPGSGKTTLSRTLTARGFVRLCPDEEMFRRHGVYGVDFPRGVFPVLEQPVLADVAIELRNHLKAGHSVVVDHGFWTPEDRAKWRAIATDAGAAPVLVYLAASHAELWERISRRNAFHANDPNSIYFSESDLQRYRTRFVPPQADEPHVRYDGDPANVTRALDARIPPT; from the coding sequence ATGGACGACACCATGACGAACGTGCCGCCAAAGCCGCCGGTCTGTGTCCTCATGGCCGGCCTGCCTGGCTCTGGGAAGACCACACTCTCGCGCACTCTTACCGCGCGCGGGTTCGTGCGACTTTGCCCAGATGAGGAGATGTTCCGCAGGCACGGCGTGTACGGGGTGGACTTCCCACGAGGCGTCTTCCCTGTTCTTGAACAGCCGGTGCTCGCGGATGTGGCGATCGAGCTCAGGAACCACCTCAAGGCTGGACACAGCGTCGTCGTCGACCACGGGTTCTGGACTCCGGAGGACCGTGCGAAGTGGCGAGCGATCGCTACGGATGCCGGAGCGGCCCCTGTGCTTGTCTACCTTGCGGCAAGCCATGCGGAGCTGTGGGAGCGGATCAGTAGGCGAAACGCATTTCACGCTAACGACCCCAACTCGATCTACTTCTCCGAGAGTGACCTTCAGCGATACCGCACCCGCTTCGTCCCTCCTCAAGCAGATGAACCACATGTGCGGTACGACGGTGATCCCGCGAACGTCACCAGGGCCCTAGATGCCAGGATTCCCCCCACCTGA
- a CDS encoding cell division protein FtsK, with protein sequence MTETPVAAHLRPVPDIDRDDETPTAPMPVDNPNLPDPKVTIEKRKPVLAGWLTNRHDFLATARHTGANVGYAALYHGVRVPVYAGRLALMSPRGACRFVASTNRWVWDREAAPLRDYAVRTEDVEEYMRLAKLRAGRIRLRGLVTLVSLVFGASFALWLYVVAPAYLFLFATGGVLLLGMGGQQPDSPVVGPAVLKTEIQKLTGSIVLRGLDSIGNAKISAAIKKGGDMNGLRFTSEIVRDGPGYRADLDLPYGVTPEDIMEARKPLASGLRRKVGCVWPAPDPTEHEGRLVLWVGDKPMNETTKPAWPLLKTGSVDLFKPVVFGNDQRMRDVTVTLMFAAVVVGSVPRMGKTFLMRLLLLIAALDPRAEIHAFDFKGTGDFGALEPICHRYRAGEEDDDIGYVVESLRELKDELRRRAKVIKSLPRSRCPESKVTPALADDKSLGLHPIVVGFDECQVPFEHAEHGAEIEAICTDLVKRGPALGIVTLFGTQRPDAKSLPTGISANAILRFCLKVMGQPANDMVLGTSMYKSGYRATMFSRSDRGICWMAGEGDDPRIVASAFVDAVAAEQVVARARKAREEYGNVTGHAIGKGPDKTSGNDILADVLDVIHEGEKAVWCERIATRLTSLRPDTYAGWKGENVTAALKPYGIKPGQVWGTTDDGKGANRRGIDRTDITAALTRRNADRAAA encoded by the coding sequence ATGACCGAGACGCCCGTGGCCGCGCACCTGCGGCCGGTGCCCGACATAGACCGCGACGACGAGACGCCCACCGCCCCGATGCCGGTGGACAACCCGAACCTGCCCGACCCGAAGGTGACGATCGAGAAGCGCAAGCCGGTCCTCGCCGGATGGCTCACCAACCGCCATGACTTCCTCGCCACCGCCCGCCACACCGGCGCGAACGTCGGCTACGCCGCCCTGTACCACGGGGTGCGGGTGCCGGTATATGCCGGACGCCTGGCGCTGATGTCGCCGCGGGGAGCGTGCCGGTTCGTCGCCTCCACCAACCGGTGGGTGTGGGACCGGGAGGCCGCTCCGCTGCGGGACTACGCGGTGCGGACCGAGGACGTGGAGGAGTACATGCGGCTGGCCAAGCTGCGCGCCGGACGGATCCGGCTGCGCGGTCTGGTCACCCTCGTGTCCCTCGTGTTCGGCGCCTCCTTCGCCCTGTGGCTGTACGTCGTCGCCCCCGCCTACCTGTTCCTCTTCGCCACCGGCGGGGTGCTGCTGCTGGGGATGGGCGGGCAGCAGCCCGACTCCCCGGTCGTCGGCCCGGCCGTACTGAAGACCGAGATCCAAAAGCTCACCGGCTCGATCGTGCTGCGCGGTCTGGACTCGATCGGCAACGCGAAGATCTCCGCCGCCATCAAGAAGGGCGGCGACATGAACGGCCTGCGGTTCACCAGCGAGATCGTGCGCGACGGGCCCGGCTACCGCGCCGACCTCGACCTGCCCTACGGCGTCACGCCCGAGGACATCATGGAGGCGCGCAAGCCCCTCGCCTCCGGCCTGCGCCGCAAGGTCGGCTGCGTCTGGCCCGCCCCCGACCCCACCGAGCACGAGGGACGACTGGTGCTGTGGGTGGGGGACAAGCCGATGAACGAGACCACCAAGCCCGCCTGGCCGCTGCTGAAGACCGGCAGCGTGGACCTGTTCAAGCCGGTGGTGTTCGGCAACGACCAGCGCATGCGGGACGTCACGGTCACGCTCATGTTCGCGGCCGTCGTCGTCGGCTCCGTGCCCCGTATGGGCAAGACGTTCCTGATGCGGCTGCTCCTGCTCATCGCCGCCCTCGACCCCCGCGCGGAGATCCACGCGTTCGACTTCAAGGGCACCGGCGACTTCGGCGCCCTCGAACCCATCTGCCACCGCTACCGCGCCGGCGAGGAAGACGACGACATCGGCTACGTCGTCGAGTCGCTGCGGGAGCTGAAGGACGAGCTGCGACGCCGGGCGAAGGTCATCAAGTCCCTGCCGCGCTCGCGCTGCCCGGAGTCGAAGGTCACCCCCGCCCTCGCCGACGACAAGTCCCTCGGGCTGCACCCGATCGTGGTCGGGTTCGACGAGTGCCAGGTGCCCTTCGAGCACGCCGAACACGGCGCGGAGATCGAGGCGATCTGCACCGACCTGGTCAAACGCGGCCCCGCCCTGGGAATCGTGACCCTCTTCGGCACCCAGCGCCCCGACGCCAAGTCCCTGCCCACCGGCATCTCCGCGAACGCGATCCTCAGGTTCTGCCTGAAGGTCATGGGCCAGCCCGCCAACGACATGGTGCTGGGCACCTCGATGTACAAGTCGGGATACCGGGCCACCATGTTCTCCCGCTCCGACCGGGGCATCTGCTGGATGGCCGGCGAGGGCGACGACCCCCGCATCGTCGCCTCCGCGTTCGTCGACGCCGTCGCCGCCGAACAGGTCGTCGCCCGCGCCCGCAAGGCCCGCGAGGAGTACGGCAACGTCACCGGCCACGCCATCGGCAAGGGCCCCGACAAGACCAGCGGCAACGACATCCTCGCCGACGTCCTCGACGTCATCCACGAGGGCGAGAAGGCCGTGTGGTGCGAGCGCATCGCCACCCGTCTGACCTCCCTCCGGCCCGACACCTATGCCGGGTGGAAGGGCGAGAACGTCACGGCCGCCCTCAAGCCGTACGGCATCAAGCCGGGCCAGGTCTGGGGCACCACCGACGACGGCAAGGGCGCCAACCGACGCGGCATCGACCGCACCGACATCACCGCCGCCCTCACACGCCGTAACGCCGACCGGGCCGCCGCCTGA
- a CDS encoding DUF6284 family protein yields the protein MKSIAALQAVVTATPFDGEPSDAELDAIEQEMPLILAKVDLLDAQIMTLDRPATELDERRIRRARNRVMAERRNLTNRAGLAQAGGAA from the coding sequence ATGAAGTCCATCGCTGCACTTCAGGCCGTTGTTACGGCCACCCCGTTCGACGGTGAGCCGTCGGATGCGGAGCTGGACGCGATCGAGCAGGAGATGCCGCTGATCCTGGCGAAGGTCGACCTGCTCGACGCGCAGATCATGACCCTCGACCGCCCGGCCACGGAGCTGGACGAGCGGCGGATCCGCCGGGCCCGCAACCGGGTCATGGCGGAGCGCCGGAACCTGACCAACCGCGCCGGCCTGGCGCAGGCGGGCGGTGCCGCGTGA
- a CDS encoding RRQRL motif-containing zinc-binding protein, translated as MSTLPVYRWRLAPEGLATVRQLRAIGLRPGGQPVVAQLERRRRRREPLIAFLYRVDLALPVRPMTPARWAALERANAARRICPQCGRDAGYRIPPSLGMCTPCAYPDTTAA; from the coding sequence ATGAGCACGCTCCCCGTCTACCGCTGGCGCCTCGCGCCCGAGGGCCTCGCCACCGTCCGGCAGCTCCGCGCGATCGGGCTGCGGCCCGGCGGTCAGCCGGTCGTGGCCCAGCTCGAACGCCGCCGCCGCCGGCGCGAACCGCTCATCGCCTTCCTCTACCGGGTCGACCTCGCCCTGCCGGTCCGGCCGATGACCCCGGCCCGCTGGGCGGCTCTGGAGCGGGCGAACGCGGCCCGGCGCATCTGCCCGCAGTGCGGGCGGGACGCCGGGTACCGGATCCCGCCCTCGCTCGGCATGTGCACCCCCTGCGCCTACCCCGACACCACCGCCGCCTGA